From the Deltaproteobacteria bacterium genome, one window contains:
- the amrA gene encoding AmmeMemoRadiSam system protein A, whose amino-acid sequence MALSEKGKAGLLRIARSAIETYLREGRVEVPAAADDELCARGGAFVTLHRGGRLRGCIGLMVSQKPLFETVAEMAVSAAFRDPRFPPVTADELDELDIEISVLTPLRRISGPDEIEVGRHGLYIVKGPHTGVLLPQVAVEHGFDRERFLRETAVKAGLDPEEWKEAEIHTFEAEVFGEKDTRSCAR is encoded by the coding sequence ATGGCGCTCAGCGAGAAGGGGAAGGCCGGGCTTCTGCGCATAGCGCGCTCGGCCATAGAGACGTACCTGCGGGAGGGGCGGGTCGAGGTGCCCGCGGCGGCCGACGACGAGCTTTGCGCAAGGGGCGGCGCGTTCGTCACGCTTCACCGCGGCGGCAGGCTGCGAGGCTGCATAGGACTCATGGTCTCGCAAAAGCCGCTCTTCGAGACCGTCGCCGAGATGGCCGTATCCGCCGCCTTCAGGGACCCGCGCTTCCCGCCCGTAACTGCCGACGAGCTCGACGAGCTCGACATAGAGATATCGGTATTGACGCCGCTTCGCAGGATATCCGGCCCCGACGAGATAGAGGTGGGCCGCCACGGCCTCTATATCGTGAAGGGGCCGCATACGGGGGTGCTGCTCCCACAGGTGGCGGTGGAGCACGGCTTCGACCGCGAAAGGTTCCTGCGCGAGACGGCCGTGAAGGCGGGCCTGGACCCCGAAGAGTGGAAAGAAGCGGAGATCCATACCTTCGAGGCCGAGGTCTTCGGCGAAAAGGATACCCGCTCCTGCGCCCGATGA